A window from Thiomonas sp. FB-Cd encodes these proteins:
- a CDS encoding rubrerythrin family protein, translated as MMQQSVTLKNLEGAFAGESMAHAKYRYFAKICRELGDEDTARRFEETAAQEVLHAQGHLELLYPKEKLTVADCLKLAIDGETYEYTEMYPSFRHAAVAEGNAAAVQEFDEQIAESKDHARQFSAMLIKAAKRFDALTRVEKRHAEAYTAQLTKITSEA; from the coding sequence ATGATGCAACAGTCAGTCACGCTGAAAAACCTCGAGGGTGCATTTGCTGGCGAATCGATGGCGCATGCCAAGTACCGCTACTTTGCCAAGATCTGCCGCGAACTCGGCGACGAGGACACTGCTCGTCGATTCGAGGAGACTGCAGCGCAGGAAGTGCTGCACGCGCAGGGCCATCTTGAGCTTCTCTATCCGAAGGAGAAGCTGACCGTCGCCGACTGCTTGAAGTTGGCAATTGACGGCGAGACCTACGAGTACACCGAGATGTACCCGTCCTTTCGGCATGCCGCAGTCGCAGAAGGCAATGCGGCCGCCGTGCAGGAATTTGACGAACAGATCGCGGAGTCAAAGGACCATGCGAGGCAATTTTCCGCGATGCTCATCAAAGCTGCCAAGCGGTTCGATGCCTTGACCCGCGTCGAAAAGCGCCACGCCGAGGCCTACACCGCCCAACTCACCAAAATCACGTCTGAGGCTTAA